Proteins encoded in a region of the Chryseobacterium piperi genome:
- a CDS encoding TonB-dependent receptor domain-containing protein, giving the protein MKTPLLIAALFFSGLALAQEKKSDTVKTKNIEGITLTKQVFKKQSDRFVYDVAASPVAKGNTTFDILKQTPLLSTTDDKTLKIAGKNNALIYINGRKTNMDAESLVQFLKNTPAENIQKIEVITVPGSEFQVESSDGIINIVLKKKMSDGLNGNMRMANTQNKYNASSASFSANYRKDKLGISANLNGGENIQPQSYILRNGTDQLKNESVGDIDDPNKNLGGYLNIDYQLTDKSNLALSWNSWANRSYNSTIDLFNTMTQPDDTGAMVTSFTRTKNREDARNYNNSVNLNYEIKLDSLGSKFNANAAYLIYKRFQFSRNNTMLPDKVGGYSRFGKTITQNIPQVINNFSGTVDYIQKFKNDFTISLGGNFNRTKTDNDTKNFTYQFVDKNGNDIKDPQPTPDFNHFIYDENIYGMYLTLEKKFSDKFSGKVGARYEITNSLGTADSPTNPIESQRQQRIERNYNNFLPYLSFNYAINDKNNISYSFSSRMRRPSFWELNPVRNYITEFNYTQNNPFVKASSTYNQELTYMYKNSYFLILNHSYFKDQITQVPLQGFIKSADGKIGTQNVLRYIRTNFGDKQEMSAMIGIQRSFFKQYLTLNFNAGVQHNINNGSLAEDPTTGDTFVDKDGKPLVYTNTVKSTSIVITSNNTIRLDKKKTWFLGVNYFFVDKQQIELGMLKNLMSLDLSIKKNWNDWTFALNVNDVLRTNIVEIEDYQANGNYNYIRNDQYRRGMTLSITYNFGNQKLKKVRDIEGASDAIKSRTK; this is encoded by the coding sequence ATGAAAACGCCACTACTTATCGCAGCCCTATTCTTTAGCGGATTAGCTCTCGCACAGGAAAAGAAATCTGACACTGTAAAAACTAAAAATATAGAAGGGATAACTTTAACCAAACAAGTATTCAAAAAACAAAGTGACCGCTTCGTTTATGATGTTGCAGCATCTCCTGTTGCCAAAGGAAATACGACATTTGATATTTTAAAGCAGACTCCGCTTCTTTCAACTACTGATGATAAAACACTGAAAATTGCAGGAAAGAATAATGCTCTTATCTATATTAATGGCAGAAAAACAAATATGGACGCTGAGTCCCTTGTACAATTTCTTAAAAATACTCCTGCAGAAAATATTCAAAAAATTGAAGTAATCACTGTTCCCGGAAGTGAATTCCAGGTTGAATCTTCTGACGGAATCATTAATATCGTTTTAAAGAAAAAAATGAGTGATGGTCTTAATGGAAACATGAGAATGGCCAACACTCAAAATAAATACAATGCAAGTTCAGCCAGTTTCTCTGCCAATTACAGAAAAGATAAATTAGGAATCAGCGCCAATCTTAATGGCGGAGAAAACATCCAACCTCAATCTTATATTCTAAGAAACGGAACAGATCAGCTAAAGAATGAGTCGGTAGGTGATATTGATGATCCTAATAAAAACCTTGGTGGATATCTAAACATTGATTATCAGCTAACCGATAAAAGTAACCTGGCATTATCATGGAATTCCTGGGCGAACAGAAGCTATAATTCTACTATAGACCTATTCAATACCATGACACAGCCTGATGATACAGGAGCAATGGTTACATCATTTACCAGAACAAAAAACAGAGAAGACGCAAGAAATTACAATAATTCCGTAAACTTAAACTATGAAATAAAACTTGACTCCCTTGGCAGTAAATTTAATGCTAATGCAGCATATCTCATCTACAAAAGATTTCAGTTTTCACGAAACAATACCATGCTTCCAGACAAAGTAGGCGGTTATTCCAGATTTGGAAAAACAATTACCCAGAACATCCCACAAGTCATCAATAATTTTTCCGGAACAGTCGACTATATTCAGAAATTTAAAAACGATTTTACCATTTCTCTTGGTGGAAATTTTAATAGAACTAAAACAGATAACGATACCAAGAACTTTACTTATCAATTCGTAGACAAAAATGGCAATGATATTAAAGATCCTCAGCCTACACCGGACTTCAACCATTTCATATATGATGAAAATATATATGGAATGTATCTGACCCTTGAAAAGAAATTTTCAGATAAGTTCTCAGGAAAAGTAGGAGCTAGATACGAGATTACCAATAGTCTGGGGACAGCAGATAGCCCGACCAATCCAATAGAAAGCCAAAGACAGCAGAGAATTGAGAGAAATTACAATAATTTCCTGCCCTATCTAAGTTTCAATTATGCGATTAATGATAAAAATAATATTTCTTATTCATTTTCCAGTAGAATGAGACGTCCAAGTTTTTGGGAACTTAATCCGGTAAGGAATTATATTACAGAGTTTAATTATACCCAAAACAATCCATTTGTAAAGGCCTCTTCCACCTATAATCAGGAATTGACCTACATGTATAAAAATTCTTATTTCCTTATTTTAAATCACTCTTATTTCAAAGACCAGATCACTCAGGTTCCTTTACAGGGTTTTATAAAATCAGCTGACGGTAAGATTGGGACTCAAAATGTATTACGCTATATCAGAACAAATTTTGGAGATAAACAGGAAATGTCTGCAATGATTGGAATTCAAAGAAGTTTCTTCAAACAGTATCTAACCTTGAATTTTAATGCCGGAGTCCAGCACAATATCAATAACGGTTCTTTGGCTGAAGATCCAACCACAGGAGATACTTTCGTAGATAAAGACGGAAAACCTCTTGTATATACAAACACAGTAAAGTCAACTAGTATAGTAATTACAAGTAATAATACAATTCGTTTGGATAAGAAAAAGACATGGTTTTTAGGAGTTAATTATTTCTTTGTTGATAAGCAGCAAATCGAACTGGGAATGTTAAAAAACCTCATGAGCTTAGATCTAAGTATAAAGAAAAACTGGAACGACTGGACCTTTGCACTGAACGTCAATGATGTTTTAAGAACCAATATTGTAGAGATCGAAGATTATCAGGCTAACGGAAACTATAACTATATCAGAAATGATCAATACAGAAGGGGGATGACGTTAAGTATCACTTACAATTTTGGAAATCAAAAACTGAAAAAAGTAAGAGACATTGAGGGTGCTTCCGATGCTATTAAGAGTAGAACAAAATAA
- the ctlX gene encoding citrulline utilization hydrolase CtlX yields the protein MQTTDTVLMIEPIAFGYNAETAENNYFQVEQKDSDVQAKALGEFNIFVEKLRNKGINVIAIKDTLDPHTPDSIFPNNWVSFHNDGKVVLYPMFASNRRVERREDILEKIKDKGFEITEIDDWSFPEIQGHFLEGTGSMIFDHDNKIAYGSVSLRLDEKLFRDFCEKYGFTPIVFHSFQTVGSERLPIYHTNVMMCVADRFVVICLDCIDNELERSKVIETIKNSGKEIIEISEEQMHQFAGNMLQVQNKQGEKFLVMSQTAYESLTSEQISAIEKYCEIIYSDLNTIEVNGGGSARCMLAEVFLPKK from the coding sequence ATGCAAACAACAGATACAGTATTAATGATAGAGCCGATCGCTTTCGGCTATAATGCGGAAACCGCAGAAAATAATTACTTTCAGGTTGAACAGAAAGATTCTGATGTTCAGGCTAAAGCTTTAGGAGAGTTCAATATTTTCGTTGAGAAATTAAGAAACAAAGGAATCAATGTCATCGCGATTAAAGATACATTAGATCCTCATACTCCTGATTCTATTTTTCCCAATAACTGGGTAAGTTTTCATAATGATGGTAAAGTAGTTTTATATCCTATGTTTGCCTCAAATAGAAGAGTAGAAAGAAGAGAAGATATTCTGGAGAAGATAAAAGATAAAGGTTTTGAAATAACCGAAATTGACGACTGGTCATTTCCGGAAATCCAGGGACATTTTTTGGAAGGAACCGGAAGTATGATCTTCGATCATGACAATAAAATTGCTTATGGTTCTGTTTCTTTAAGGCTGGATGAAAAATTATTCAGAGATTTTTGTGAAAAATACGGTTTTACTCCGATTGTTTTTCACTCATTTCAAACAGTAGGCTCTGAAAGACTTCCAATATACCATACCAATGTAATGATGTGTGTAGCGGATCGTTTTGTAGTGATCTGTTTAGACTGTATTGATAATGAATTGGAGAGAAGTAAAGTAATCGAAACCATTAAAAACTCCGGAAAAGAAATTATTGAAATTTCCGAAGAACAAATGCATCAGTTTGCTGGAAATATGCTTCAGGTTCAAAATAAGCAAGGTGAAAAGTTTCTGGTAATGAGTCAGACGGCTTATGAGTCTTTAACATCAGAACAAATTTCTGCGATTGAAAAATATTGCGAGATTATTTATTCCGATCTTAATACAATCGAGGTAAATGGCGGGGGAAGTGCACGTTGTATGCTGGCGGAAGTTTTTTTGCCTAAGAAATAA
- a CDS encoding four helix bundle protein — protein MSTVKFHQDLKVFQRSFEMAMTIYELSKSFPKEELYSLTDQIRRSSRSVSANISEAWGKRKYEKSFVAKLTDSEGEARETQTWLQFSLACKYINEEQFNNLNNQYNQIIGMLVSMINQSEKWCSFSSFNQEENNF, from the coding sequence ATGTCAACAGTTAAGTTTCATCAGGATTTAAAAGTTTTTCAAAGATCTTTTGAAATGGCGATGACTATTTATGAACTTTCAAAATCTTTTCCAAAGGAAGAACTTTACTCGCTTACAGACCAAATCAGAAGGTCATCAAGATCAGTCTCTGCTAATATTAGTGAAGCGTGGGGAAAAAGAAAATATGAAAAGTCTTTTGTAGCAAAGCTTACAGACTCAGAAGGCGAGGCTAGAGAAACTCAAACCTGGTTGCAATTTTCCTTAGCATGTAAATACATTAATGAAGAGCAATTTAATAATTTAAATAATCAGTATAATCAAATAATTGGAATGTTAGTTAGTATGATCAATCAGTCAGAAAAATGGTGTTCATTTTCATCTTTTAATCAAGAAGAAAATAATTTCTAG
- a CDS encoding dimethylarginine dimethylaminohydrolase family protein gives MKLNIKNETGRLKSVVLGQPNSLGPVPTLEESYDAKSYYSIENNIYPTEEDIIDEMNAFEAVLKKHDVEVLRPSIIKDYNQVFARDVAFVIDDKMIISNVIADRADEQDAYKKVFEKVAWRKIINLPETAHIEGGDVIVWGDFLFIGTCFSEDYRNYKTARTNEYAIEILKEYFPKKRIIDLELKKNDKNPFEGILHLDCTFNPVGNDKCIIYEKGFVDESDYRLIIDIFGEENCFHVTDEEMFEMFPNIFSISPEIIVSDKAFTRMNNHLRNEWGMTVEEIPYREISKMGGLLRCSTMPLVRE, from the coding sequence ATGAAACTAAATATTAAAAATGAAACAGGAAGGCTAAAATCAGTTGTTCTCGGCCAACCTAATTCCCTGGGACCGGTTCCTACACTTGAGGAAAGTTATGATGCCAAATCATACTACTCAATCGAAAATAATATATATCCTACAGAAGAGGATATTATCGACGAAATGAACGCTTTTGAGGCTGTTCTGAAAAAACATGATGTAGAAGTTTTGCGTCCCAGCATTATTAAAGACTACAACCAGGTTTTTGCAAGAGATGTTGCTTTTGTAATCGACGATAAAATGATTATTTCAAATGTTATTGCTGACAGAGCAGATGAGCAGGATGCATATAAAAAAGTTTTTGAAAAAGTAGCCTGGAGAAAAATTATCAATCTTCCGGAAACAGCTCATATTGAAGGCGGAGATGTGATTGTTTGGGGTGACTTTCTCTTTATAGGGACCTGCTTCAGTGAAGACTACAGAAACTATAAAACAGCAAGAACCAATGAATATGCCATCGAAATTCTCAAGGAATATTTTCCTAAAAAGAGAATTATTGATCTTGAGCTAAAGAAAAATGACAAGAATCCTTTTGAAGGTATTCTGCATTTGGACTGTACATTTAATCCCGTTGGAAATGATAAATGCATCATTTATGAAAAAGGTTTTGTAGATGAAAGTGATTATCGTTTGATCATTGATATTTTCGGAGAAGAAAACTGCTTCCACGTTACTGATGAAGAAATGTTTGAAATGTTTCCTAATATCTTCTCAATTTCTCCTGAGATAATTGTTTCAGACAAAGCATTTACGAGAATGAATAATCACTTAAGAAATGAGTGGGGAATGACAGTAGAAGAAATTCCATACCGTGAAATATCTAAAATGGGTGGGCTTCTACGTTGCTCTACAATGCCATTAGTAAGAGAGTAA
- a CDS encoding citrate synthase → MSDNKVILNYDGNSYEYPIVDSTIGDRGIDISKLRDQTGLITLDLGYKNTGATISDITYLDGDQGELLYRGYPIEQIAEKSNFTEVMYLLLNGELPTQSQYTAFEGNIKQYNFIAEEMKKIIDAFPRSAHPMGVLSSLTSALTAFNPRAVNVNSKEEMDHAAEMMIAKFSHLCAWTYRKTQGLSLNHGDNSLNYVENFYKMAFRLPNEEFVMNPVVVNALDKLLILHADHEQNCSTSTVRMVGSAHTGLFASISAGVSALWGPLHGGANQAVIEMLELIEKDGGDVSKYVAKAKDKNDNFRLMGFGHRVYKNFDPRAKIIKKAADDILTALGIQDKALDIAMQLEKVALEDEYFIERKLYPNVDFYSGIIYRALGIPTEMFTVMFALGRLPGWISQWKEMRLKGDPIGRPRQVYQGAQQRDYIAMVNR, encoded by the coding sequence ATGTCAGACAACAAAGTTATATTGAATTACGACGGTAATTCATATGAATATCCAATCGTGGATAGTACTATCGGAGACAGAGGGATAGATATTTCAAAACTAAGAGACCAAACAGGTCTTATCACCCTAGATTTAGGTTATAAAAATACGGGTGCAACTATCAGCGACATCACTTACTTAGATGGAGATCAGGGAGAATTGCTTTATAGAGGATATCCTATCGAACAAATTGCTGAGAAGTCTAATTTTACAGAAGTAATGTATCTTTTGTTAAATGGAGAATTACCTACCCAAAGTCAGTACACAGCTTTTGAAGGAAACATTAAACAATATAACTTCATTGCAGAAGAGATGAAAAAGATCATCGATGCTTTTCCTCGTTCTGCTCACCCTATGGGCGTTTTATCATCTTTAACATCTGCATTAACTGCATTTAACCCTAGAGCAGTAAATGTAAATTCTAAAGAAGAAATGGATCATGCAGCAGAAATGATGATTGCTAAATTCTCTCACCTTTGTGCATGGACCTATAGAAAAACACAAGGTTTATCTCTTAACCATGGAGATAACAGCCTTAACTATGTAGAGAATTTCTACAAAATGGCGTTCAGATTACCAAATGAAGAGTTTGTAATGAATCCAGTAGTAGTTAATGCTTTAGATAAATTATTGATTCTTCACGCTGATCACGAACAAAACTGTTCTACTTCTACAGTAAGAATGGTAGGATCAGCTCACACAGGACTTTTTGCTTCAATTTCTGCAGGTGTTTCTGCTCTTTGGGGACCACTTCATGGTGGAGCTAACCAGGCAGTAATCGAAATGCTTGAGTTAATTGAAAAAGATGGCGGTGATGTATCTAAATACGTTGCTAAAGCAAAAGATAAAAATGATAACTTCCGTCTAATGGGATTCGGACACAGAGTTTACAAAAACTTCGACCCAAGAGCGAAAATTATTAAAAAGGCTGCTGATGATATCCTTACTGCATTAGGAATTCAGGATAAAGCTCTAGACATTGCAATGCAATTAGAAAAAGTTGCTCTTGAAGATGAATACTTCATCGAAAGAAAACTATATCCAAACGTAGACTTCTATTCAGGTATTATTTACAGAGCATTAGGTATTCCTACTGAAATGTTTACCGTAATGTTTGCGTTAGGAAGACTACCGGGATGGATTTCTCAGTGGAAAGAAATGAGATTGAAAGGAGATCCTATCGGAAGACCAAGACAAGTATACCAAGGCGCTCAGCAAAGAGACTATATTGCTATGGTAAACAGATAA
- the eno gene encoding phosphopyruvate hydratase has protein sequence MSYISYIEARQILDSRGNPTVEVDVFTESGAMGRAAVPSGASTGEHEAVELRDGGSEYMGKGVLKAVENVREVIAPELVGLPVFDQNLLDQIMIDLDGSNNKGNLGANAILGVSLAAAKAAATELRMPLYKYVGGVNANTLPVPMMNVINGGSHSDAPIAFQEFMIMPVKADSFSHALRKGTEIFHSLKSILHSRGLSTAVGDEGGFAPTFAGTEDALDTLLQAIEKAGYKPGDDIMLALDCAASEFYKDGIYDYRKFQTQDSAQFTSSEQVSYLAELASKYPIISIEDGMQENDWEGWKMLTDKIGDRVQLVGDDLFVTNVERLARGVREGIANSILVKVNQIGSLSETMAAVQMAQHNKYTSVMSHRSGETEDSTIADLAVAMNCGQIKTGSASRSDRMAKYNQLLRIEEALGETAIFPGMEAFKIKR, from the coding sequence ATGAGTTACATTTCTTACATAGAAGCGAGACAAATTTTGGATTCAAGAGGGAATCCTACAGTTGAAGTAGATGTATTTACGGAGAGTGGTGCAATGGGACGTGCTGCGGTACCATCCGGAGCTTCTACAGGAGAACATGAAGCAGTAGAATTACGTGATGGAGGTTCGGAATATATGGGGAAAGGAGTTCTTAAGGCTGTTGAAAATGTAAGAGAGGTGATTGCACCTGAATTAGTAGGGCTTCCAGTTTTTGATCAGAATCTTTTAGATCAGATCATGATCGACCTTGACGGAAGTAATAATAAGGGAAACCTTGGGGCAAATGCTATTCTTGGAGTTTCTTTAGCAGCAGCGAAAGCGGCAGCTACTGAATTGAGAATGCCTTTATATAAATATGTTGGAGGGGTTAATGCTAACACATTACCGGTTCCGATGATGAACGTAATTAATGGTGGTTCACATTCTGATGCACCTATCGCGTTTCAGGAATTTATGATTATGCCGGTAAAAGCAGATTCTTTCTCTCACGCATTGAGAAAAGGAACTGAAATCTTCCACAGCTTAAAATCTATTCTTCATTCAAGAGGTTTATCTACAGCAGTAGGTGACGAAGGAGGTTTTGCTCCTACTTTTGCAGGAACGGAAGATGCTTTGGATACATTACTTCAGGCTATCGAAAAAGCAGGATATAAGCCAGGAGATGATATCATGTTGGCACTTGACTGTGCTGCATCGGAATTCTATAAAGATGGAATCTATGATTACAGAAAATTCCAGACTCAGGATTCTGCACAATTTACAAGTAGTGAACAAGTATCTTATTTAGCAGAATTGGCTTCTAAATATCCAATTATCTCTATTGAAGATGGTATGCAGGAAAATGACTGGGAAGGTTGGAAAATGTTGACAGATAAAATTGGAGACAGAGTTCAGCTTGTAGGAGACGATTTATTCGTAACCAATGTTGAAAGATTAGCAAGAGGGGTAAGAGAAGGTATCGCCAACTCAATTCTTGTTAAAGTAAATCAGATTGGATCTCTTTCTGAAACAATGGCAGCAGTACAAATGGCTCAGCATAATAAATATACTTCTGTAATGTCCCACAGATCAGGAGAAACTGAAGACTCTACCATTGCAGATTTAGCAGTAGCTATGAACTGTGGACAGATTAAAACAGGATCAGCTTCAAGATCAGATAGAATGGCTAAATACAATCAGCTATTAAGAATTGAAGAAGCGTTGGGTGAAACTGCAATTTTTCCAGGAATGGAAGCATTTAAGATTAAAAGATAA
- a CDS encoding glycoside hydrolase family 35 protein has translation MKIYSKYLYVIIFVLSINSIFSQIQKGKFEIKDGHFLLNGKEFMIHSGELHYPRVPSEYWKHRLQMMKAMGLNTVTTYVFWNYHEESPGKWNFSGEKDLRKFIKTAQEVGLYVIIRPGPYVCAEWEFGGYPWWLQNIKGLKIREDNEPFLAETKKYITQLYDQIKDLQINDGGPVIMVQAENEFGSFVVQRKDIPLASHRNYNAKIVKQLKETGLKVPMFTSDGSSLFEGGSVEGALPTANGEDNIENLKKAVNKYNNNQGPYMVAEFYPGWLSHWAEKFPRVDAGAVARQTDKYLKNNVSFNYYMVHGGTNFGFTSGANYDKNHDIQPDLTSYDYDAPITEAGWRTPKYDSLRTVISKHTKAKLPEVPAPIKVIDIKNIKLNKLYNFFNYAEGQEVVKSDTPKSFEDLNQGHGYVLYRRHFNQPASGTLDLSGLRDFATIYINGEKVGELNRYYNQYTMPIDIPFNSTLEILVENWGRINYGARINENTKGIISPVKIGDTEITGNWEMTKLPFPDQFSSTIKTKPVDTGKLAQLKDVPTLYQGEFELSEVGDTFIDMKDWGKGVIFINGKNIGRFWKVGPQQTLYIPGVWLKKGKNEIIIFDQLNQKVQTTVSTVKIPVLDQLVKP, from the coding sequence ATGAAAATTTATTCTAAGTATTTGTACGTTATTATTTTTGTATTGTCCATTAATTCAATCTTTTCACAGATCCAAAAAGGGAAATTTGAAATTAAAGACGGACATTTTTTACTGAATGGGAAAGAATTTATGATTCATTCAGGTGAACTTCATTACCCCAGAGTGCCTTCGGAATATTGGAAGCATCGTTTACAAATGATGAAAGCTATGGGGCTAAACACCGTTACGACTTATGTTTTCTGGAATTATCATGAAGAATCGCCTGGAAAATGGAACTTTTCAGGAGAAAAAGATTTACGAAAGTTTATAAAAACAGCACAAGAAGTTGGATTGTATGTTATTATTCGCCCTGGCCCTTATGTGTGTGCAGAATGGGAATTTGGTGGATATCCATGGTGGTTACAGAATATTAAAGGGTTAAAGATTCGAGAGGATAATGAACCATTTCTGGCTGAGACCAAAAAATATATTACACAGCTATACGATCAGATAAAAGATTTGCAAATTAACGATGGAGGCCCTGTTATTATGGTTCAGGCAGAAAATGAATTCGGATCATTCGTAGTGCAGCGTAAAGATATTCCACTCGCTAGCCACCGTAATTATAATGCTAAAATTGTTAAACAACTTAAAGAAACAGGGCTTAAGGTACCCATGTTTACTTCTGACGGGTCATCGTTATTCGAAGGAGGAAGTGTTGAAGGGGCACTGCCTACTGCCAATGGTGAAGATAATATTGAGAATTTGAAAAAAGCTGTTAATAAATATAACAATAATCAGGGACCTTATATGGTCGCTGAATTTTACCCTGGTTGGCTTTCGCATTGGGCAGAGAAATTTCCAAGAGTGGATGCAGGAGCAGTAGCCAGACAAACCGATAAGTATCTGAAGAATAATGTTTCTTTTAACTATTATATGGTACATGGAGGAACTAATTTTGGATTTACCAGTGGAGCCAACTACGACAAAAATCATGACATCCAACCTGATTTAACCTCTTATGATTATGACGCTCCAATAACTGAAGCAGGCTGGAGAACTCCAAAATATGACTCGTTGCGTACTGTTATTTCAAAGCATACAAAAGCAAAGCTTCCTGAAGTACCTGCACCGATCAAAGTAATTGATATCAAAAATATTAAGTTGAATAAGCTTTATAACTTTTTCAATTATGCTGAAGGACAAGAGGTCGTGAAAAGTGATACACCTAAATCTTTCGAGGATTTGAATCAAGGACATGGCTATGTGCTTTATCGTCGCCATTTTAATCAGCCGGCAAGCGGAACATTAGACCTGAGTGGTCTTCGTGATTTTGCAACGATTTATATTAATGGTGAAAAAGTAGGCGAGCTGAACAGATACTATAATCAGTATACAATGCCAATTGATATTCCTTTCAATTCTACATTAGAAATTTTAGTTGAGAATTGGGGAAGGATTAATTATGGAGCCCGTATTAATGAAAATACCAAAGGTATTATCTCACCTGTAAAAATAGGAGATACTGAGATTACAGGAAATTGGGAAATGACTAAGCTGCCCTTCCCTGATCAGTTCTCATCAACTATTAAGACGAAACCAGTAGATACAGGAAAGCTGGCTCAGTTGAAAGATGTACCAACACTTTATCAGGGTGAGTTTGAATTAAGCGAAGTTGGAGATACTTTCATTGATATGAAGGACTGGGGTAAAGGAGTGATTTTCATCAACGGAAAAAATATTGGTCGCTTTTGGAAAGTGGGGCCACAACAAACCCTTTATATTCCTGGTGTATGGCTTAAGAAAGGAAAAAATGAGATTATTATTTTTGATCAGCTGAATCAGAAGGTGCAAACTACTGTTTCAACTGTTAAAATTCCTGTCTTGGATCAACTAGTAAAACCATAA
- the rplQ gene encoding 50S ribosomal protein L17 translates to MRHGKKFNHLGRTASHRSALLSNMACSLIEHKRINTTVAKAKALRVYVEPLLTKAKEDTTHNRRIVFSYLQNKEAVTELFRTVAPKIAERNGGYTRIIKTGFRQGDAADMALIELVDFNELYNPNAEEKKTTRRSRRATTAKKAETVVAEAPAVEEKVEAPKAEAADSTEEKTEE, encoded by the coding sequence ATGAGACACGGTAAAAAATTCAATCACTTAGGAAGAACAGCTTCTCACAGAAGTGCTTTACTTTCTAATATGGCTTGTTCTCTAATTGAGCATAAAAGAATCAACACTACTGTAGCTAAAGCGAAAGCTTTAAGAGTATATGTTGAGCCCCTATTAACAAAAGCAAAAGAAGATACTACACACAATAGAAGAATTGTTTTTTCATATCTTCAAAATAAAGAAGCAGTAACTGAATTATTCAGAACAGTAGCTCCAAAAATCGCTGAGAGAAACGGCGGTTATACAAGAATCATCAAGACTGGTTTCAGACAAGGTGATGCTGCTGATATGGCTCTTATCGAGTTAGTAGACTTCAATGAGCTTTACAATCCTAATGCTGAAGAGAAAAAGACTACAAGAAGAAGCAGAAGAGCTACAACTGCTAAAAAAGCAGAAACTGTAGTTGCTGAAGCTCCTGCAGTAGAAGAAAAAGTTGAAGCTCCAAAGGCTGAAGCAGCTGATTCTACAGAGGAAAAAACTGAAGAATAA
- a CDS encoding DNA-directed RNA polymerase subunit alpha — translation MAILQFIKPDKVILLNSDEFKGQFEFRPLEPGFGLTIGNALRRVLLSSLEGYAISSIKIEGVEHEFSTIPGVIEDVTEIILNLKQVRLKATAENQSNEQVVAKVSGQTIITAGDLGKSINGFEILNPELIICNLNSDVTFEITFNVEKGRGYVPSEQNKSNNAPVGTIAIDSIFTPIKKVQYSIENYRVEQKTDYEKLVLDIETDGSISPQNALTEASKILIYHFMLFSDERITLETEAVKASIQYDEETLHTRQLLKSKLADMDLSVRALNCLKAAEVETLGELVSYSKSDLMKFRNFGKKSLTELEELVHSKGLNFGFDVAKYKLDADK, via the coding sequence ATGGCAATTTTACAATTCATAAAACCCGATAAAGTAATTTTACTTAACTCTGATGAATTTAAAGGTCAATTTGAATTCAGACCTTTAGAACCAGGTTTCGGGCTTACAATCGGTAATGCTTTGAGAAGAGTGTTGCTTTCTTCTCTGGAAGGATACGCTATTTCATCTATCAAAATAGAAGGTGTAGAGCACGAATTTTCAACTATTCCAGGAGTAATCGAAGATGTTACCGAAATTATTCTTAACCTTAAGCAGGTAAGATTAAAAGCTACGGCAGAAAACCAGTCTAATGAGCAGGTTGTTGCCAAAGTTTCGGGTCAAACGATTATTACTGCTGGAGATTTAGGTAAATCAATCAACGGATTTGAAATTTTAAATCCTGAGTTGATTATTTGTAACCTAAACAGTGATGTAACTTTCGAAATTACTTTCAATGTAGAAAAGGGTAGAGGGTATGTTCCTTCTGAACAAAATAAGTCAAACAATGCACCTGTAGGTACTATTGCTATTGACTCTATTTTCACGCCAATTAAGAAAGTACAATACAGCATTGAAAATTATCGTGTAGAGCAAAAGACAGACTACGAAAAACTTGTATTAGATATAGAAACTGATGGTTCCATCAGTCCTCAAAATGCTTTAACAGAAGCTTCTAAGATATTAATTTATCACTTCATGTTATTCTCTGATGAGAGAATCACGCTTGAAACAGAAGCTGTAAAAGCATCTATCCAATATGATGAAGAAACTCTTCATACAAGACAACTCCTTAAGTCTAAATTAGCAGATATGGATCTTTCAGTGAGAGCTCTAAACTGTTTGAAGGCTGCAGAAGTTGAAACGTTAGGAGAATTAGTTTCTTACAGTAAGTCTGATTTGATGAAATTCAGAAATTTTGGTAAAAAATCTTTGACAGAACTAGAAGAATTAGTGCATTCAAAAGGTCTTAACTTCGGTTTCGACGTTGCAAAATATAAGTTAGACGCTGATAAATAA